The proteins below are encoded in one region of bacterium:
- a CDS encoding four helix bundle protein encodes MENKRVENYRDLQVWQMSHELAQKVFESGKKFPRSERDRMAQKMRELVVQIPMNVAMGFQKRNRQTKVYFYRAALTATEQLDYYLLLAKDLGYFKHSDELVEQLDNIEKKLKGLLRSVAGNEKS; translated from the coding sequence ATGGAAAACAAACGGGTTGAGAACTACCGCGATCTGCAAGTCTGGCAGATGAGTCACGAACTGGCGCAAAAAGTGTTCGAGTCGGGTAAAAAATTTCCCCGCAGCGAGCGGGATCGCATGGCCCAGAAAATGCGCGAACTGGTTGTGCAGATACCCATGAACGTGGCTATGGGATTTCAAAAGCGCAACCGCCAAACCAAAGTTTACTTTTATCGCGCAGCCTTGACCGCAACCGAACAGCTCGACTATTATCTGCTTCTGGCCAAGGATCTGGGCTACTTCAAGCACAGCGACGAACTGGTGGAGCAGCTCGATAACATTGAAAAAAAGCTCAAAGGCCTTTTGCGCTCTGTGGCTGGCAATGAAAAATCCTGA
- the rfbB gene encoding dTDP-glucose 4,6-dehydratase: MTRYLVTGGAGFIGSNFIRFLLQRYDQAVQITNLDKLTYAGNLENLTDIDQRANYRFIKGDICDSRLVDQIMPDIDVVVNFAAESHVDRSIGQPDDFIKTDVYGAFVLLEAARKNKIKKFIQISTDEVYGSIIDGSFKETDTLEPSSPYSASKAGADRLAFSYFVTYKLPVIITRCSNNYGPWQYPEKLIPLFVTNALENKSLPIYGDGLNVRDWIYVLDHCAAVDFLIEHGRDGQVYNIGAGNELTNLQITDTILKILNKPESLKSFVQDRLGHDRRYSVDTAKIRSLGWRPAFAFDQAIISTSAWYQEHPAWWTRLKTGEYLTFYRQNYRKDL; the protein is encoded by the coding sequence ATGACCCGCTATCTGGTAACCGGCGGCGCCGGATTCATCGGCAGCAATTTTATCCGGTTTCTGCTGCAGCGGTATGATCAAGCCGTGCAGATCACCAATTTGGACAAGTTGACCTATGCCGGCAATCTGGAAAATCTGACGGACATCGACCAGCGTGCGAACTATCGGTTCATCAAAGGCGACATCTGCGACAGCCGGCTGGTCGACCAAATTATGCCGGACATCGACGTAGTAGTCAACTTTGCCGCTGAAAGCCATGTGGATCGTTCCATCGGTCAGCCGGATGATTTCATCAAAACCGATGTCTACGGCGCTTTTGTCCTCCTGGAAGCGGCACGTAAAAACAAGATTAAGAAATTCATCCAGATCAGCACGGATGAAGTATACGGCAGCATCATCGACGGCTCTTTTAAAGAGACCGATACGTTGGAGCCGTCCAGCCCCTACTCGGCCTCCAAGGCGGGCGCCGATCGGTTGGCCTTTTCTTATTTTGTCACCTACAAGCTGCCGGTGATCATCACCCGCTGTTCGAACAACTATGGGCCCTGGCAATATCCGGAAAAGCTGATACCGCTTTTTGTCACGAACGCGCTGGAGAATAAAAGCCTGCCGATCTATGGAGACGGACTCAACGTGCGCGACTGGATCTATGTGCTGGATCACTGCGCCGCGGTCGACTTCCTCATCGAACACGGCCGGGACGGACAAGTGTACAACATCGGTGCAGGCAATGAGCTCACGAATCTGCAAATTACGGATACGATTCTCAAAATTCTGAACAAGCCCGAGAGCCTGAAGAGCTTTGTACAGGACCGCCTGGGGCATGATCGCCGATATTCGGTGGACACTGCGAAAATCCGCAGCCTGGGATGGCGGCCGGCCTTTGCGTTTGATCAGGCCATCATCTCCACCAGCGCCTGGTACCAGGAGCATCCTGCCTGGTGGACACGGCTGAAAACCGGCGAGTATCTCACATTTTACAGGCAGAATTATCGCAAAGACCTATGA
- a CDS encoding LD-carboxypeptidase — MARRKQEMEQTMHTNELSRREFIGGLSIAPAVALAGQRDRALIKPPALRPGATIGLVAPASPVFEPSEIREGKAAMEALGFRVKLAEHISRKWGYLAGSDQERSQDVMNMFLDPEVSAIVALRGGYGALRILPYLDYEAIRKNPKILLGYSDVTSLHLAIFKLAGIVTFHGPVALSTFNDYSTRYFRKTLMQNQAVGVIEEPAAGLPALQALGKKSGRAQGALVGGNMTLVCAGLGTPYEIETQDRVLFLEEVGEEPYALDRMLTQLDQAGKLRGCRAILLDRCTKCRPAEYKPAFNNTLSVEEIISDRLDRLDIPVLFGLSLGHVADKPVLPLGVQVAVDADQGCYEILEPAVS, encoded by the coding sequence ATGGCGCGCCGCAAACAGGAGATGGAGCAAACTATGCATACCAACGAATTGAGCCGCCGTGAATTCATCGGCGGCCTGTCGATCGCACCGGCCGTGGCATTGGCCGGCCAGCGCGATAGAGCGCTGATCAAACCGCCTGCGCTGCGTCCTGGAGCGACCATCGGCCTGGTGGCGCCGGCCAGCCCGGTCTTTGAGCCCAGCGAAATCCGCGAGGGCAAAGCGGCCATGGAAGCGCTCGGTTTTCGCGTAAAGTTGGCTGAGCACATCAGCCGCAAATGGGGTTACCTGGCCGGCAGCGACCAGGAGCGCAGCCAGGATGTGATGAACATGTTTCTCGATCCAGAGGTGAGTGCCATCGTCGCCTTGCGCGGCGGATACGGCGCTCTACGTATTCTGCCCTATCTCGATTATGAAGCCATTCGAAAAAATCCCAAAATACTGCTTGGGTACAGCGATGTGACCAGTCTGCATCTGGCGATCTTCAAGCTGGCCGGTATTGTCACTTTTCACGGCCCGGTGGCATTGTCCACGTTCAACGACTATTCCACCCGTTATTTCCGTAAAACACTGATGCAAAACCAGGCGGTGGGCGTCATCGAAGAGCCTGCTGCCGGTCTTCCTGCGTTGCAGGCGTTGGGCAAAAAGAGTGGTCGGGCTCAGGGCGCGCTGGTGGGCGGCAATATGACGTTGGTCTGCGCCGGGCTGGGCACTCCCTATGAGATCGAGACGCAGGACAGGGTGCTGTTTCTCGAAGAGGTCGGTGAAGAGCCCTATGCTCTGGACCGAATGCTCACCCAGCTGGATCAGGCGGGAAAATTGCGCGGCTGTCGCGCCATCCTTCTCGACCGTTGCACCAAATGCAGACCGGCTGAATACAAACCGGCCTTTAACAACACCCTGTCTGTGGAGGAGATCATCAGCGACCGGCTGGACCGGTTGGATATTCCAGTCCTGTTCGGCCTTTCGCTGGGCCATGTGGCGGACAAGCCGGTGCTGCCGCTTGGCGTGCAGGTGGCGGTGGATGCGGACCAGGGATGTTACGAAATCCTTGAACCGGCGGTGAGTTGA
- a CDS encoding methyltransferase, giving the protein MTTSKARVVASLQHRTSDKIPVDFGATAVTGIHYTCVAALREYFGLEKRPVKVHEPYQMLGWIDEDLMQAMCIDVQGVIGRETLFGFVNENWKPFRMDNGMEILVSEHFNTMRSENGDLMIYPKGDLGAPPSGRMPKNGFYFDSIIRQPPLREEALDPRDNLEEFTPVSDEDLDYYQQEVEAAQRTGRGIIASFGGTALGDIALVPAPFLKYPKGIRDVEEWYISTVTRQDYIHQVFTAQTEIALQNLAKIHSRIGNQIDAIFICGTDFGTQSSTFCSEQTFRSLYLPYYQQINGWIHKHTTWKTFKHACGAILPLLPALIDAGFDIINPVQCSAAGMNPEMLKARFGDQLTFWGGGVDTQKTLPFGTPEQVREQVLRRCEIYSKNGGFVFNTVHNIQAHTPVENIVAMLETVKGF; this is encoded by the coding sequence ATGACCACCAGCAAAGCGCGCGTTGTCGCCAGCCTGCAGCACCGAACCAGTGATAAAATCCCGGTGGATTTCGGCGCCACCGCAGTCACGGGCATCCATTACACCTGCGTGGCCGCTTTGCGCGAGTATTTCGGATTGGAAAAGCGGCCGGTCAAAGTGCACGAACCCTACCAGATGCTCGGCTGGATTGATGAAGATCTCATGCAGGCCATGTGCATCGACGTACAGGGGGTGATCGGTCGCGAGACGCTGTTCGGCTTTGTCAATGAAAACTGGAAGCCCTTCCGCATGGACAACGGCATGGAGATCCTAGTGTCCGAACATTTCAACACCATGCGGAGTGAAAACGGCGACCTGATGATCTATCCCAAGGGCGATCTGGGGGCGCCGCCAAGCGGCCGTATGCCCAAAAACGGCTTTTACTTTGACTCGATCATCCGTCAGCCGCCACTGCGCGAGGAGGCGCTCGATCCGCGCGACAACTTGGAGGAATTCACGCCTGTTTCGGATGAGGACCTGGACTATTATCAGCAGGAGGTCGAGGCCGCCCAACGAACCGGCCGCGGCATCATCGCCTCCTTCGGCGGAACCGCGCTGGGCGACATCGCTCTGGTGCCGGCGCCGTTCTTGAAATACCCCAAAGGCATCCGCGATGTGGAGGAGTGGTATATCTCCACCGTCACCAGGCAAGACTATATCCATCAGGTGTTCACGGCACAGACGGAGATCGCTCTGCAAAACCTGGCCAAAATCCACTCTCGAATCGGCAACCAGATAGACGCCATTTTCATCTGCGGCACTGACTTTGGAACGCAGAGCTCCACCTTTTGCTCAGAGCAGACCTTTCGCTCGCTCTATTTGCCCTATTATCAACAGATCAACGGCTGGATTCACAAACACACCACTTGGAAAACCTTTAAACACGCTTGCGGGGCGATCCTTCCGCTGCTTCCGGCCCTGATCGATGCGGGATTCGACATCATAAATCCGGTGCAATGCTCCGCAGCAGGCATGAACCCGGAAATGCTGAAAGCCCGCTTCGGCGATCAACTGACTTTTTGGGGCGGCGGCGTGGATACGCAAAAAACCCTGCCCTTCGGCACGCCGGAACAGGTGCGCGAGCAGGTGCTGCGGCGCTGCGAGATCTATAGCAAAAACGGCGGCTTTGTCTTTAACACGGTTCACAACATTCAGGCCCATACGCCGGTGGAAAACATTGTGGCCATGCTGGAGACCGTAAAGGGCTTTTAA
- a CDS encoding NAD+ synthase, producing the protein MDENRTLRLGLVQMNSTVGDLETNKKKIVGYIEQGRQQGCDLIAFPELALTGYPPEDLLLRKQFVEKQSRVLAEVAALVKEEVVVVGCVEEVTGFLYNSAAVLFQGRQVASYHKVNLPNYSVFDEERYFKSGHLPLVLHLGQIRIGVSICEDIWIDDSVVEAEAFDGQAQVLLNLSASPYHVAKGAARLALLQNKARKTRSAVVYVNLVGGQDELVFDGQSLVIDENGRVLHAMKIFQEEMQVLDLNIAGVQADADDKTFLAKEFQSSFAEFALVQLPKKAITAPGFSGNRSMNILSRAEEVYQALIMGLSDYTTKNRFKKVCLGLSGGIDSALVAALAVDALGKENVVAVSMPSPFSSPGSVEDAKQLADNFGIRFIYYPIRALFEEYLDTLHETFNGLASDVTEENLQARIRGNLLMALSNKFGWLVLVTGNKSEVSVGYCTIYGDTAGGFAPLKDV; encoded by the coding sequence ATGGACGAAAACAGAACCTTACGCCTGGGGTTGGTGCAGATGAACAGCACGGTAGGCGATCTGGAAACCAACAAGAAAAAAATTGTCGGGTATATCGAGCAGGGACGACAACAGGGCTGCGATCTTATCGCCTTTCCGGAGCTGGCCCTGACAGGCTATCCGCCGGAAGACCTGCTGTTGCGCAAGCAGTTTGTCGAGAAGCAGAGCCGAGTGCTGGCTGAGGTCGCGGCCTTGGTCAAGGAAGAGGTGGTGGTAGTGGGCTGTGTGGAAGAGGTGACTGGTTTTTTGTACAACAGCGCCGCCGTCCTGTTTCAGGGCAGGCAGGTGGCCTCGTACCATAAAGTCAACCTACCCAATTACAGCGTGTTCGATGAAGAGCGCTATTTCAAGTCCGGCCATCTGCCCTTGGTACTGCACCTGGGGCAGATCCGCATCGGCGTCAGCATCTGCGAGGACATCTGGATCGACGATTCGGTGGTGGAGGCCGAGGCGTTTGACGGTCAGGCCCAGGTGCTGTTGAACCTTTCCGCCAGCCCTTATCACGTGGCCAAAGGAGCCGCACGGCTTGCGCTGCTGCAGAACAAGGCGCGCAAAACGCGCAGTGCCGTGGTCTATGTCAATCTGGTGGGCGGACAGGATGAATTGGTGTTTGACGGCCAAAGCCTGGTAATCGACGAGAACGGACGCGTGCTGCATGCGATGAAAATCTTTCAGGAAGAGATGCAGGTGCTTGATCTGAATATCGCCGGCGTTCAGGCTGATGCAGACGACAAAACGTTTTTAGCCAAAGAGTTTCAATCGTCCTTTGCCGAGTTCGCTCTGGTGCAGCTGCCGAAAAAAGCGATCACGGCGCCGGGTTTCAGCGGCAACCGGTCCATGAACATCTTGTCCAGAGCCGAGGAGGTCTATCAGGCGTTGATCATGGGCCTTTCCGATTACACCACTAAAAATCGGTTCAAGAAAGTCTGTTTGGGCCTGAGCGGCGGCATCGATTCCGCGCTGGTGGCGGCGTTGGCGGTGGACGCGCTGGGTAAGGAGAATGTGGTGGCTGTCTCCATGCCCTCACCGTTTTCCTCACCCGGCAGCGTCGAAGACGCCAAGCAACTGGCCGATAATTTCGGCATCCGTTTTATCTATTATCCGATCCGCGCGCTGTTCGAAGAGTATCTCGACACGCTGCACGAGACCTTTAACGGGCTGGCTTCGGATGTGACAGAGGAGAACCTGCAGGCGCGCATCCGCGGCAACCTCCTCATGGCGTTGTCTAATAAATTCGGCTGGCTGGTGCTGGTGACCGGCAACAAAAGCGAGGTCAGCGTGGGCTATTGCACCATCTATGGCGATACGGCCGGCGGCTTTGCCCCGCTCAAAGATGTGT
- a CDS encoding alpha/beta hydrolase: protein MAVACKLEKLVDTRPSVPDSLECFPDLVYKTVGSRTLRLDLYRLKGPRSRSPVLVFIHGGAWKSGDKRDYLVYLLPFAAKGYVTVSVAYRLSREAPFPAAVQDVLGAVTWIQNHAEDYGMDAERIALIGGSAGGHLAMMAAYAAEAPLLHSACSRDSAHVKVRAVVSIYGPSDLTTPAARENSAVVRFLGKTWGQAPDLYTQASPLFWIDGRDPATLLFHGTLDELVPVAQSDSLAARLRQAQVPVVYHRLRGWPHTMDLSQRVNDYCFYHMNEFFKKYL, encoded by the coding sequence ATGGCCGTTGCCTGCAAATTGGAAAAGCTGGTGGACACTCGACCCTCTGTTCCGGACTCCCTGGAGTGTTTTCCTGATCTGGTTTACAAAACAGTGGGTTCACGTACGTTGCGCCTGGATTTGTACCGGTTGAAGGGACCGCGGTCACGCTCGCCGGTGCTGGTTTTTATTCATGGCGGCGCGTGGAAGAGCGGCGACAAGCGGGATTATTTGGTCTACCTGTTGCCCTTTGCCGCGAAGGGATATGTGACGGTTTCGGTGGCGTACCGGCTCAGCCGAGAAGCGCCGTTTCCGGCAGCTGTACAGGATGTTCTGGGCGCAGTGACCTGGATCCAGAACCATGCGGAGGATTATGGCATGGATGCGGAGCGGATCGCCTTGATCGGCGGATCGGCCGGGGGGCATCTGGCGATGATGGCCGCCTATGCTGCGGAGGCTCCGCTGTTGCACAGTGCGTGCAGCAGAGATTCTGCGCATGTTAAAGTGCGCGCCGTGGTTTCCATCTATGGCCCCAGCGATTTGACCACGCCGGCTGCGCGGGAAAATTCCGCGGTGGTTCGGTTTCTCGGAAAAACCTGGGGTCAGGCGCCGGACCTCTATACACAGGCGTCGCCGTTATTCTGGATCGACGGCCGAGATCCTGCGACTCTCCTTTTTCACGGCACCCTGGATGAACTGGTGCCTGTGGCCCAGTCCGATTCGCTGGCGGCGCGGCTGCGGCAGGCGCAGGTGCCGGTCGTTTATCACCGGTTGCGCGGTTGGCCGCATACCATGGATCTATCCCAGCGGGTGAACGACTATTGTTTTTATCACATGAACGAGTTTTTTAAAAAATATCTTTAA
- the wecB gene encoding UDP-N-acetylglucosamine 2-epimerase (non-hydrolyzing): MIKIVNVVGARPNFMKVAPIHRRMMADPHLNPVLLHTGQHYDAKMSHTFFVELEMPEPDLYLGVGSGTHAEQTAAVMVAVEKIFLQERPDWVLVVGDVNSTLAVSLVAAKLHIPIAHVESGLRSMDRTMPEEINRLLTDRISDLFFITEQSGWDHLLEEGTDPGKMHLVGNVMIDSLVDHLDKSRSSTIQQELGVQAHQYALMTLHRPSNVDHPEVLHRILSAVKILQKETPIVFPIHPRTRKMVSQFGLDPLIRSMPRLILAEPLGYLAFLRLMSEARYVITDSGGIQEETTYLNIPCLTLRENTERPITITLGSNRLVPLTVDAIVHYAQQALAGELTRKAIPPLWDGKAGQRIVEVFVKSSGC, encoded by the coding sequence ATGATCAAAATCGTCAACGTGGTGGGCGCTCGGCCTAATTTCATGAAAGTGGCGCCTATCCACCGCCGCATGATGGCGGATCCACACCTAAATCCCGTGCTGCTGCATACAGGCCAGCATTACGATGCCAAGATGTCGCACACTTTTTTTGTTGAATTGGAGATGCCGGAGCCGGATTTGTATCTCGGCGTGGGCTCTGGCACTCATGCGGAGCAGACCGCGGCGGTGATGGTGGCTGTGGAAAAAATTTTCCTGCAAGAGCGGCCGGACTGGGTGCTGGTGGTGGGCGACGTCAACTCGACGTTGGCGGTCAGCCTGGTGGCGGCTAAGCTGCATATTCCCATCGCCCATGTGGAATCCGGCTTGCGCAGCATGGACCGCACCATGCCCGAAGAGATCAACCGGCTGTTGACCGATCGCATCAGCGATCTGTTCTTCATCACCGAGCAGAGTGGTTGGGATCACCTGCTTGAGGAGGGAACAGATCCCGGAAAAATGCACTTGGTGGGAAACGTGATGATCGACTCGTTGGTGGACCATCTCGATAAAAGCCGGTCATCGACCATTCAACAAGAGTTAGGTGTCCAAGCCCATCAGTATGCGTTGATGACGCTGCACCGGCCTTCGAATGTGGACCACCCGGAGGTTCTTCATCGCATTCTGTCAGCTGTGAAGATCCTGCAGAAAGAGACGCCCATCGTCTTTCCCATCCACCCGCGCACGCGGAAAATGGTGAGCCAATTCGGCCTTGATCCGCTGATCCGCTCTATGCCCCGGCTGATTCTGGCTGAACCGCTGGGTTATCTGGCCTTTCTCCGGTTGATGAGCGAAGCGCGCTATGTGATCACCGATTCCGGCGGCATTCAGGAGGAAACGACCTATCTCAACATTCCCTGTCTGACCCTGCGAGAGAACACGGAAAGACCGATCACGATTACGCTGGGATCCAACCGCCTGGTACCGCTGACCGTCGACGCCATTGTGCATTACGCCCAGCAAGCCTTGGCCGGTGAACTGACGCGCAAAGCCATCCCCCCCTTGTGGGACGGAAAAGCCGGGCAACGCATCGTTGAGGTGTTTGTAAAAAGCTCCGGCTGTTGA
- a CDS encoding T9SS type A sorting domain-containing protein — MMKNGYYRFGMLVFTILSISFSSINAGTIQISLLGTDPMIVDIKGVGSDQQARSISLFVYFRDDGVTDLTRENINSQVITDLFAWGSLLETKVIDTGSWTKGGRTYTKRINYAMANLTGTFDDYWTTTGIPALILDFSSVGSGHVFIESQGPDAFTDWSNNPHTVAYANQDVTLPVELLAFSATMENGRVLLKWTTESERDNLGFNIMRAEEKEGAYKKINSRLIEGIGNSTTRTEYQYYDDRDIQVNKTYYYKLQDLDMNGGSRMNGPVDVFVDRVFIPDQFYLHQNHPNPFNPSTAIQYGLPEAANVRVEVYNLRGELVRILQNSEQSAGVYELIWDGRNSNGQTVPSGIYLYRLSAGHFIETRKMLFTK; from the coding sequence ATGATGAAAAATGGCTATTATCGTTTTGGTATGCTGGTTTTCACAATACTATCAATTTCTTTTTCATCCATCAATGCAGGAACTATCCAGATATCTTTGTTAGGCACTGATCCCATGATTGTCGATATAAAGGGAGTCGGTTCCGATCAGCAAGCCAGGAGTATAAGCTTGTTTGTGTATTTTAGAGATGACGGCGTTACTGATTTGACAAGGGAAAATATTAACAGCCAGGTTATTACAGATCTTTTTGCATGGGGTTCTCTTTTAGAGACCAAGGTAATCGACACAGGCAGCTGGACAAAGGGGGGACGTACCTATACAAAACGCATAAATTATGCAATGGCTAATTTGACCGGGACTTTTGATGATTATTGGACCACGACGGGGATTCCAGCATTGATTTTAGATTTTTCTTCTGTCGGTTCTGGACACGTTTTTATAGAGTCTCAAGGTCCTGATGCTTTTACTGATTGGTCAAATAACCCCCATACCGTTGCTTATGCCAACCAAGACGTCACCCTTCCGGTGGAACTCCTTGCTTTTTCAGCGACTATGGAAAATGGTCGTGTTCTGTTGAAATGGACCACCGAAAGCGAACGGGACAATTTAGGGTTTAATATCATGCGAGCTGAGGAAAAAGAGGGTGCGTACAAAAAAATAAACAGCCGGTTGATCGAAGGGATCGGGAATTCGACAACCCGAACGGAGTATCAGTATTATGATGATCGCGATATCCAGGTCAACAAGACCTATTACTATAAACTCCAGGATCTGGATATGAATGGCGGCAGCCGAATGAATGGTCCGGTGGATGTGTTTGTCGACCGTGTGTTCATTCCCGATCAATTCTATCTGCATCAAAACCATCCCAATCCTTTTAATCCCAGCACGGCCATTCAATACGGCCTGCCGGAGGCGGCCAACGTGCGTGTGGAGGTGTATAACCTGCGCGGTGAACTGGTGCGGATTTTGCAAAACAGCGAGCAGTCTGCCGGCGTCTATGAACTGATCTGGGACGGCCGCAACAGCAACGGGCAGACTGTTCCCAGCGGAATCTACCTCTATCGGCTTTCGGCCGGCCACTTTATCGAGACGAGAAAAATGCTGTTCACCAAATAA
- a CDS encoding aminopeptidase P family protein, which produces MDISAIQSALQAAGLDGWLFYDFHNRDQIAARILSMDTHRFASRRWFYYIPAQGEAQKLVHRIEPWRCDHLPGAKHIYLPWQELHRLLKTILGPAKKIAMQYSPFNAVPPVSIVDAGTLELIRSFGVQVVSSADLVGRFESHLSLADWESHQKAGRLMQMVKDEAFKEISRRIKAGDAPREVEIQRFMQDLMKRNNLTAEDGPVVAANEHAADPHFEPTERNSLKMKKGDLVLLDLWAKQNVPGSIYYDITWMGYIGETVPDEHESIFQVIRRGRDAALHCVQEHFRDRQALHGWEVDEVCRKVIVEAGYGDYFTHRTGHNIGEQVHGNGVNIDNLETKDDRLILAGTCFSVEPGIYLLDEKRGYRTEIDVFVTEEGEVDVTGAIQEKIVPILTL; this is translated from the coding sequence ATGGATATTTCCGCCATACAATCCGCACTTCAAGCCGCTGGTCTGGACGGCTGGCTGTTCTATGACTTTCATAACCGCGACCAGATTGCAGCGCGCATACTGTCCATGGACACGCATCGTTTCGCCTCCCGGCGATGGTTCTATTATATTCCGGCCCAAGGCGAAGCGCAAAAGCTGGTGCATCGCATCGAACCGTGGCGCTGCGATCATCTGCCCGGCGCCAAACACATTTACCTGCCCTGGCAGGAGCTGCACCGGCTGCTCAAGACCATTCTCGGCCCGGCAAAAAAAATCGCCATGCAGTATTCGCCTTTTAATGCGGTTCCGCCGGTTTCCATCGTCGATGCAGGCACCCTCGAGCTGATCCGCAGTTTCGGCGTTCAAGTCGTCTCCAGCGCGGATCTGGTCGGCCGCTTTGAATCCCATCTCTCCCTTGCGGACTGGGAGTCTCATCAAAAAGCCGGCCGACTCATGCAGATGGTCAAAGACGAAGCGTTTAAAGAAATCAGCCGGCGCATCAAGGCCGGGGACGCACCGCGAGAGGTCGAAATTCAGCGGTTCATGCAGGATCTCATGAAACGGAACAACCTGACCGCCGAGGATGGGCCGGTGGTTGCGGCGAACGAGCATGCAGCTGATCCGCATTTTGAACCCACTGAGCGCAACAGCCTAAAGATGAAAAAGGGGGATTTGGTTTTGCTGGATCTCTGGGCAAAGCAGAACGTGCCCGGCAGCATCTATTATGACATCACCTGGATGGGCTATATCGGCGAGACTGTGCCTGATGAGCATGAATCGATCTTTCAGGTCATCCGTCGCGGCCGCGATGCCGCCCTGCATTGCGTGCAGGAACATTTCCGCGACCGCCAGGCGCTCCATGGGTGGGAGGTGGATGAGGTGTGCCGCAAGGTGATTGTGGAAGCAGGCTACGGCGATTACTTTACCCACCGCACCGGCCATAACATCGGGGAACAGGTGCATGGCAACGGCGTCAACATCGATAATCTGGAGACCAAGGATGATCGTTTGATCCTGGCCGGGACCTGCTTTTCCGTTGAGCCCGGGATCTATCTGCTGGATGAAAAAAGGGGCTATCGAACCGAGATCGATGTGTTCGTGACCGAAGAGGGCGAAGTAGACGTCACCGGAGCGATTCAGGAAAAGATCGTGCCGATTTTAACTCTGTAA